taattaaattaaatagtaTTAAATTCTATCAGGACAGGAAGAGTCTGTTAGGACTTCCGTGGTTCTGTTGGTACTCAACTCAAAGCTGCAGTTTTGTTGTCCTTTTTTAATACTAGGTAATTATTCACaaaagaatatataaaaattgtGGTGCAACCTGACAagatttgaaacatttttcaccATAACAGACAGAATCCTTCCTTCCACAATTTACAGAGTCTCTTCCAGCTTCTGTAGGAATACAATGTGTCTGGTTCCACCACCCACCCTTCTCTCCCCAACGTTGGCGTGTAAATCAAACCAAAGGACCTGGCCATGAAACTCAACCCCCAAGAGCCACCGGTGGAGGCTAATTCTGGCCTGAATCAGTGTCCCTCTGTCGTCAACGGCCTTGTCATTATGtatgccacacatacacatcctgGGTCTACTGAGCTGTTAATGGAAATATAGTTCAGCAGCACCTTAGTGGGTGGCATGTGTAAAACAGCTGGTGATTTTACTGAAGCTGTAGTATGGGTGTAGCAAGCTGAAACATCAGTACTTTACAAGGGTGCCAAAAAAAGACCTGAAGCTGCCTGCCTTTCACCACACCAAGTCGGTCTCACATTCTTTAAAAAGTGATCAAAGGTGAATTTGCATCTTTGAGTATCATTAAACAGGTAAACACTAGTACACTAGTACTTTAATATCTGATTTACTACTACCTGAATATGTCTTTTACACTTTTCTCCTTTGTACACCATTTTCCCCTTACACCTTTGTACACAAGACAATGCACTCATACAGTCTTCAGTGATtaatttctgtttatattttaaatatgcgcAGATAGAAGGGGAGGGTAGTTGATTCCATAACTTCTCTGTATCCGACTGAGTTcctaactttttttattttctatttcaaaagcaaaaacccACCGGATTTTTCAGTACAGGATAACTGGGGGTGATTTAAAAATTTGATATAAAGGGACTCCTCCAAACATGTTTCTCAGATGTGACCATAATTGCCAAGTGTACCATTGAGACCACTGTATGCCCTTTCACCAAGTACAGCTCTCGCCTTCTTGCCTGCTTTGGTGAATGGAGACTGTGTGTCGTGTGGTATTTCAATTATGCAAGTCCAAGACATTGTGGAAATCTTCTGTCtgcttttgcatttgtttaGTGTAGCTTTAGCTGGTATTTCAGCCGGTTCCTTGGTCTTATGTAACCCTTCTATTTTGCTAATGCAATTCCAGGGGCCCTCAATCATCTCCAGTTTTTGAAAAGCAAGAATGAGGATATGTCTGtcaaatgagaaatgttttttttctatagcTAATCGACAAGCTCATATATTAACTTTGCTGATTAGTAGCTCTGTTTTAACTGAAACTAGAACCTCCCTCCTCCCACAAAGGactagaatttattttaaaaaacctgatgTGAAAAAGACAAATGAATTTTACAGTGTgtattgtgcatttaaaaataaaataaaaagcagtatGATGTGAACTTCAAAGGCTTGGAATACCCATCCTTGAGTCTCATCTCAAGACTCAAAAGATTTTCTATTGAAAATGTTTAACTGGTTTTGATGTACTAAACAAAGAAAGGGTGAGGGTGTTGACTCCTgctacagattttttttaaggacaCAATCCCTTGCTTGATTTCTCAGTTCACAGTAACAATCTAACTTATGGTTTTTGCCAATAATATTTGACTCCCATATTATCCCAAGTAATATATCACAAAGTGTGAAATACACCTgagaatatatttgaaataaatgtttgtgtgtcagtgtgtatgtatgctggAGGGGTAACTGAGGGGTAACATACTCGTGCCTGTGTTCTTGGTCACATGTGGATGTTGAGGGATCTTGTGTCTCAGCGGAAGCTGAGGTAAATCCAGCACGtctctcagctcctcctgctggtgGGGCATTTCCCACTCCGTTGGTTCCtcttgtgggcggggctgtgacTGCTCCCAAATTTCCATTGGTTCCtcttgtgggcggggctgtgacTGCTCCCAAACGTTCATTGGGTCCTCTTGTTGGCGGGGCTGTGACCGCTCCCAAATTTCTACTGATTCCTCGTGTGGGCGGAGCTGTGACTCCTCCCAGATTTCCTTTGGTTCCgattgggggtggggcagtgacTGTTCCCAAATTTCTATTGGGTGCtcttgtgggcggggctggggtgaGTCCCATATGTCTGTTGGTTCTTTTTGGGAATCGGGCTGCGGCTGATCCCACAGCTCTAATGGTTCCTCctgggggtaggggaggggctggggctCGGTCTCCTTTTGGGGGGGCTCATGGTGCACCCTCAGGCCCTCTTTTGCCTTCATCCCCTTGGAGTGTTTCAGTTGGAGCTTGGCACTGAACTTGGGGCTCCCATGCCCCCGCCCTGTCGCCATGGCCCTGGGGCCCAGGTCCTGGGGGGTCAAGTTGGACTCGATTTGGTCCTCGCGAGGCCCGGGGGGAGAGGCGCGGCCCTGCTGCAGAGTGCtcctcacctgctcctccagctgcaccaTCCTGGACTCCTGCCTCCCTAAAGACTCCCTCAGCTCCCGCAGACCCCCTCGAACCTCGTCCCGGTCGGCTGTGATGACATCGAGGCGGGCCCTGTGCTCCTGGAGCTCCTGCGTGACGTTGGAGATCCTCGCCCCCTGCTCCTCGGGACTCTCCCCCGGACTGGGCGCGCGTCTGGAGCTCTCCTCCAGGGTCTGCTCCAGCTCGCTCACCTTCAGGTCCAGCCTCTCGGTTTTCTTCTGCAGCTTCTTGGTCCACAGCTTCAGGCTGCCCAGGTCGCTGGCGGCGGAGGCCTGGAAGGCCGCCAGGGAGTCGGAGAGGTTCTGCTGCTGCTCGGCCAGCTGCTGGAAGCGGGCGTCGATGTTGTAGGAGATGTTGTAATTCTCCGCGATGCCCTGGAGCTGAGTGAGGGTCATCTCCTGGAACCTTCTGAACTGCAGAGCAGacgacaaaatgaaaaacacacgcAGGTGGACAGCAGATCCACACACCTGAGGCGTCCCTTCTCCACTGGCCAGGAGGCCATTACTAGTAATGGGACGTCAAGACTTCCTGAAGTCTGCAATGGATGGAGCTACAGTacagtgagctgtcaatcatggACTTGTTTGTGTGAAAGGGCTGGTTCACAAGAGCAGCACACAATTATGCCTTCAAATCTGTGAGttgccaaaaatgttttgtagcCCTGCCCTTTTTTTGGTTGCATCAAACCTCACTTTTGCCATCGCTAGTTTTCAGTGCATGAAATCAGCAGTCACAactaacttttttaaaaatgaaattaatttgagcCTTGAGTCTAGATCTTTCGTTTCAgtgcaaaatatgaaatgttgttttttattgctcTGGCGCCGAAACTGCTACACCCTCCTGACCTTTtcttagaaaagaaaaatacatccTCAGAAGAATGAAAGGCTGTCAAACCACTTCACATTACAATAGTTTCAGAAAGCAGTGGAAACTTTCTGAGCTTGTCCTTGGCAAATACTAGATATCACACGACACTTCTTTAGTCACTAAAAAAAGTCATCTGCTAAGCATTAATAATACACtatgttatttattatattaggtCATATGATATGGGCATTCAATCCATTAGCTGAAGTAGCTTCATAGAAATTTATGGACTTTTTTTCAATTCCTTCATTAAATTACAGCTCATTTCCATTATTGACTGAAATTGGAACTGAAGCCAACCCATTACTATTCCACATTATATTAGTTTAttttacataacataaataTGGTAAAGCCCCCACTTGCAAACATAACCTAAGACATTTTTACGCCTCTGTATTCTCATGGTATTCTGTATTCTCTCTGCATTCCCACAGTGATCTCACTgtattctctctgtgttctctctgtatTCTCTGTGTAATCTCACTgtattctctctgtgttctctctgaatGTTCACTGTATTCTCTGTGTAATCTCACTGTATTCTCTCAGAATTTTCACTGtattctctctgtgctctctgcatAATCTCACAGTGTTTCTTTATGATCCAGGGCAGGACTCACCTGTTCATCTAGGCGTCTGAGCCTCTCAAAGAAAGGCTTCCTGAGTGCCAGGGGTGGGGCTGCTTGGCCATCGGTGGTCTGGGCACAGAGACTcgcagtgaggaagaggaggaggccggTCCATGCTTGGGGTACGTTCATGTTGGAGGACCTCTGTCCTGTCCGGGGGTGCAGCAGACGTTGACAGGAAGCCGGTGGGGCAGGCCTTTTATATTTAGCCCCACTCTAGTGCAGAGAGGGGTGGTGCTCCCCACTTCACCAGTCTCCAAAAAGGGGTGTGTTCAGGTCACCCCAGAGGTGGGAGCtgaggggggctgaggggggctgagggggggggggggtcaggttgGGGGAAGGTAGCAGTCCCTCTGCCTGATGTTTTTAGCAGACACCCCACATCTCCACAGATATACTCACAATAACAGATGTTCATTCAGATGACAGCCTTCCTTTCTTTCAAACGTGGAGTGTGTTAAAGGCTCAAAAATGAAATACGTATGATATTTGCATAGGCACATAAACGACATAATATATAGATATTATAAATACAGAGTTCTGTGTCTTCTTTTTAGCAGAATGGAACAGAGCTTTGAAACATGATAGTACCCAGGACTATCACAGATAATAGATGCCCTACATAATTCAAAGGCCCTCTTTGTCAAAGGAATTGTGCACCAATTGGTTGTTCAAATAACGAAATCattcacacgcgcgcacgccaACAGAAAGAGCAGGATTAGCCTACGCACATAGGAATCATTCACATGACAGAGCATTCTACTTTGAACACTGGGTAAGTACTGACTCTAGTCTGGCCTGGCCACCCCTGTCAGTCAAAGCTGTGATTACAGAGATATTTTTGGGGGTGATGGGGGCTTGGGGGCAGGGGAGTGTGGGGTGAGGGTGCAAAGgtggtatttttatttgaccAGCAGGACCCTCACAGTGAAAATTGCCCTCCTAGGTTCAGGGGTGGGGGACAGACAGCTACCCATTCCAACATCAGCATGCCTCAAGGAAGCCACACTCTAATCTTAAACATACAAATTGTACCCTAAACATATagttattaaaaatattgactCTTTACATTAAATTAGCAACTGAAGAAAATACAAATTGTGAAATTGCGTCACTCTCTCTCAGATTTTACCATGTCTACAGTCAGAAGTAAGAACATAAACAAAAGCCTAACAAAAACCAACCTGTGTTGTAGAACTACACcctcaaaacagatgtgttaaaaaaacacatgacgtgcaatatttaaaacacacattgtGCCCCACATtgtgtgttactttcaacagtctgtgttaaaaagGCTCCCTTTGtgacacaaaaaatgtgtatttataatACAAACgtagtaactttgacacaaaatgtattaaaagtaacacaaaattaGTAACACAGAAAGGGTGTTGAATATTATTAACTTAATATCCTATTTGAGAGTGTCCATAAATTTATTTCAGGAACACTTGTGTGTTAAAGGAACTATGCTTGTAACCAGAACATTGTAAGGTCCAATTTCCAGGGTCCTGATCTTGTAAGTTACCCTTGAGTATTAGCACGTATTAACATAAATTACACAGGGGCACAGAAATCGCCAAAGTTTAGAGCAACTGACTAAAAACAATTAGCACGATGAGAACCAAAAGCTACCTGTGCTACCTGTGCACTGCAGTAGAGATTTTAACTCTACAGATAATATGAATGGTGTACTACGGACACCAACCAATTACAGTGCGCGCACGTGACTGACTCATGCCAATATTTTGAGCCATATTTAGAGATTTACCCCTATTGTTCCACTGCAACTTTACGATCAGTCAACACGTTATCACATTTCCTGAATTACTCAGCACATCACTCAACCAAAGCCAGTTTTATCTTTTGTTTCGCACCGAATGAATAGCAGAATTTGATCTCATGATCACGCATATAATGCCCCCTGGTGTCAATAAATGGCAACGCAAGGATACCACCAGCCATTTAAGCACACTGAAAGAAGAAATTGTGCGAAAAAATAACAGTGTTAACCTCTGACCAAAGGACTTTTCAGGTCTATATAGAGCTATGTCGATATGACCCTTATTCATCTTGGTTAAACCATTTGAGACTAAAGCCTTTTTCTCAATATTGTAGGAAAGAaactgtgtatgtctgtgtgcgtgttcaggtttatacatgcacagacacagcgcTAGCCTTTCTGCTGccatggggttgggggggcccCAGGCCCTTACCACCTATACCTAGAACCAGCCCTGTAAGTCTGTACAGGTGTAAGAATGCTGAACAATTGCCTGACGAGTAGTTTGCACCTTAGTTCCgtatttcacaaacaatgtttttttttggttactaGACTTGCAATGAAAGAAGTTTGAGAACCTCCTGTCTTTTGTGACATGGTGTTAAAATGCTAATCAGGTTTTACATGGTATAATTGGTTTTTGCATAATCTATAATGCCATGCAACTCATTAAACTTCACAACGGCATAATTAAGCTATTGTACATTAGCCAAGTATTGGACTGAATTTCCAGTCACAGTTTGCTGCCAGGGTCAGGTTCAGAGTCCAGTCCTGACTCTGGCCTACACATCAGCCAACCAGATAGCCCCCCGTtccctacctacaggacataaTACAGCCCTacacaccagctccaccactccgcACTGCTGCAGAAGGGTGACCTGCTTCGCTTATATTACACATCACGTCGGAtaaaaagcgtctgccaaataaaatattttgtaatgtaatgttggcAGCAACTCTATTTTCTAATGCTGATAGGTCACCCTTAGCCTAGCACCAAACTGTGGGTGTGACCCTGTCACCAGGAATTTTGCGGTGCCACTTCTGGAATTCTGCCGTCTCAGGTTCAGTGGTCTGGTAGGAATGGAGCTGTACTTGTTTGCTAgttaaaaacacactgaaatttcAGAACCTGTAGCTTTGTTTATGGCTCTTTGGATGGTTAATGACGATCCTTCATTGATGGGTGCGCTTTTATAGAGGTACAGTCCACAGCACACCTGCTGGGATTTGCAGCCATCAACCTGGGAAAAGTGTACTTCACGTGCAGTAGGGGCAGGCACACTGCACGAGAGTATTC
This genomic window from Anguilla rostrata isolate EN2019 chromosome 17, ASM1855537v3, whole genome shotgun sequence contains:
- the LOC135243829 gene encoding pentraxin-4-like — encoded protein: MNVPQAWTGLLLFLTASLCAQTTDGQAAPPLALRKPFFERLRRLDEQFRRFQEMTLTQLQGIAENYNISYNIDARFQQLAEQQQNLSDSLAAFQASAASDLGSLKLWTKKLQKKTERLDLKVSELEQTLEESSRRAPSPGESPEEQGARISNVTQELQEHRARLDVITADRDEVRGGLRELRESLGRQESRMVQLEEQVRSTLQQGRASPPGPREDQIESNLTPQDLGPRAMATGRGHGSPKFSAKLQLKHSKGMKAKEGLRVHHEPPQKETEPQPLPYPQEEPLELWDQPQPDSQKEPTDIWDSPQPRPQEHPIEIWEQSLPHPQSEPKEIWEESQLRPHEESVEIWERSQPRQQEDPMNVWEQSQPRPQEEPMEIWEQSQPRPQEEPTEWEMPHQQEELRDVLDLPQLPLRHKIPQHPHVTKNTGTTCNVKSSLTFPSASTHNYVTFKKGFATGVHELSVCTWLRVGAGAGYIGTLLSYATEDNDNKLVLYGRNSTRRGSLDFVIGDPVYRELPVEGVLDGNWHHLCVVWSSIEGRFWHYTDRRLTSTGSRFRKGYEIPAGGAVVLGQEQDAVGGGFDEAEAFVGSLAGFAAWDRALSPGEVSEVATGRGLPRGAVLTLDDIRQPNGDVRLVRCDCLEQCP